One stretch of Salmo trutta chromosome 7, fSalTru1.1, whole genome shotgun sequence DNA includes these proteins:
- the ddx11 gene encoding ATP-dependent DNA helicase DDX11, which translates to MEEAGAPHFPFPYKPYPIQEQFMQALYGALEHGKVGIFESPTGTGKSLSLICGALSWLRDHEEKRRQEADRLLQGDGGTSLSISSSLSTTTSSTPPSSSAEPDWITDFVQKKAERDFVSKLKDEELRRKKREEHLEMIRNNSQLKSALKRKSCEDDEAVKLLQLSKDPQEEEELNNPEEELIVAEYESDDESKTKNKFCGGDDEDDLVEEHVTKIYYCSRTHSQLAQFIHEVQKSPFSPDISLVPLGSRQNMCVNEEVRRLGSVQRINDRCMEMQKNKHDQRPKEVEGGKRKRGVSKAVCPYVGAQGLQTLRDAVLGAVRDIEQLLSLARETRSCPYYATRLAIPPAQLVVLPYQTVLHEGTRRASGVQLKGQVLIIDEAHNLSDVLSCIHSSELTGAQLCRAHSQLAQYSERYRSRLKAKNLMYIKQILFVVEGLVRVLGGKVGQNPHSQTTQPATELLTINNFLFKAQIDNINLFKVQRYFEKSMISRKLCGFIEKYAGTGVTSHTQTTQTQSANKENRRTEGLNRYLQTLQSSQQPDIESPSGQQGAAEDRELAASPMMQVEGFFMALTNTNTDGRVVLQTQGSVAVSSMKFLLLNPAVHFSQVLKDCRAVIFAGGTMQPVSDFKQELLFSAGVEAERIIEFSCGHVIPPENILPIVLCSGPSGQELEFTFQNRDTPRMMEETGRVLSNLCNVVPGGVVCFFPSYDYSRRILEHWEASGVLARLSSKKKIFQEPKKANQVEKVLNEFSRTIQRCAVDGGTLSGALLFSVVGGKMSEGINFSDDLGRCIVMVGMPYPNIKSPELKEKMAYLDKNLPHSGGRSPGQALIENLCMKAVNQSIGRAIRHREDYACIVLCDRRYSRPATLAKLPDWIRAHTHTHTSFGPAFAGLRRFFMEKKKRQQL; encoded by the exons ATGGAAGAGGCTGGTGCCCCCCACTTCCCCTTCCCCTACAAGCCATACCCCATCCAGGAGCAGTTCATGCAGGCCCTGTATGGGGCACTGGAGCACGGCAAAGTCGGCATCTTTGAGAGCCCTACTGGAacg GGCAAGTCTCTGAGTCTGATCTGTGGAGCTCTGAGCTGGCTGAGGGAccatgaggagaagaggagacaggaggcAGACAGACTGCTGCAGGGGGATGGAGgtacatctctctccatctcctcatccctctctaccACAACATCCTCCACCCCGCCATCCTCCTCTGCTGAGCCTGACTGGATCACTGACTTTGTGCAGAAGAAGGCAGAACGGGACTTTGTGTCTAAACTGAAG gatgaAGAGCTgcggaggaagaagagggaggaacACCTGGAAATGATCAGAAACAACTCTCAGCTGAAATCCGCCCTGAAGAGAAAG agCTGTGAGGATGATGAGGCAGTGAAGCTGCTGCAGCTCAGTAAGGACccccaggaggaggaggagctaaaCAACCCTGAGGAGGAGCTTATTGTGGCTGAGTATGAGAGCGATGACGAATCAAAGACCAAGAACAA GttctgtggtggtgatgatgaagatgacTTGGTGGAGGAGCACGTCACCAAG ATCTACTACTGCAGCCGTACACACTCCCAGCTGGCTCAGTTTATCCATGAGGTACAGAAGAGTCCCTTCAGCCCGGACATCAGCCTGGTCCCACTGGGGTCCCGAcag AATATGTGTGTAAATGAGGAGGTGCGTCGGCTGGGAAGCGTCCAACGTATCAACGACCGCTGTATGGAAATGCAGAAGAACAAACACG ACCAGCGTCCGAAGGAAGTGGAGGGTGGTAAGAGGAAGAGGGGTGTGTCTAAGGCGGTGTGTCCGTACGTAGGGGCTCAGGGGCTGCAGACACTGAGGGATGCAGTGTTGGGGGCGGTACGAGACATAGAACAGCTGCTCAGCCTGGCCAGAGAAACACGCTCCTGTCCCTACTACGCTACGCGCCTCGCTATACCCCCCGCACAg ctgGTGGTGCTGCCCTATCAGACAGTACTTCATGAGGGGACGAGGAGAGCATCGGGGGTGCAGCTCAAAGGACAG GTGCTGATCATAGATGAGGCTCACAACCTCAGTGACGTTCTCTCCTGTATACACAGCTCAGAACTAACTGgagcacag CTATGCCGTGCACACTCCCAGCTTGCACAGTACTCTGAACGCTACag gagTCGACTGAAGGCCAAGAACCTGATGTATATTAAACAGATCCTTTTTGTGGTGGAGGGGCTGGTGCGTGTGCTGGGAG GTAAGGTGGGGCAGAATCCACACAGCCAGACTACTCAGCcag CAACCGAACTGCTGACCATCAACAACTTCCTGTTCAAGGCTCAGATAGACAACATCAACCTCTTCAAG gTACAGCGATACTTTGAGAAGAGTATGATCAGCAGAAAG CTGTGTGGCTTCATAGAAAAGTATGCAGGTACAGGTGTgacgtcacacacacaaaccacacagacacagtctGCCAACAAAGAGAACCGTCGGACTGAAGGCCTGAACCGCTACCTACAGACACTGCAGAGCAGCCAACAGCCTGACAtag agTCACCTTCAGGCCAGCAGGGAGCAGCAGAGGACAGGGAGCTGGCAGCATCTCCTATGATGCAGGTAGAGGGCTTCTTCATGGCTCTCACCAACACCAACACTGATGGACGTGTGGTGCTACAAactcaag gtaGTGTAGCGGTGAGTAGTATGAAGTTCCTCCTGTTGAACCCAGCGGTCCACTTTTCTCAGGTGCTGAAGGACTGTAGAGCTGTCATCTTCGCTGGAGGAACCATGCAGCCT GTGTCTGACTTTAAGCAGGAGCTGTTGTTCTCTGCTGGTGTTGAAGCGGAGCGCATCATAGAGTTCTCATGTG GTCATGTGATTCCTCCAGAGAATATCCTACCCATAGTGCTGTGCAGTGGCCCGTCTGGTCAGGAGCTGGAGTTCACCTTCCAGAACAGAGACACACCACGCATG atggagGAGACTGGCCGTGTGCTGTCTAACCTGTGTAACGTGGTGCCAGGAGGCGTGGTGTGTTTCTTCCCCTCCTACGATTACTCCAGAAGGATTCTGGAACACTGGGAGGCCAGCGGAGTCCTGGCACGCCTCTCTAGCAAGAAGAAG ATCTTCCAGGAGCCAAAGAAAGCCAACCAGGTAGAAAAGGTGCTCAATGAGTTCTCACGCACAATCCAG AGGTGTGCTGTGGATGGGGGTACACTCTCTGGAGCGTTGCTGTTCTCTGTGGTCGGGGGAAAGATGAGCGAGGGTATCAACTTCTCAGACGACctaggcag gtgtattgTGATGGTAGGGATGCCATATCCAAACATCAAGTCTCCAGAGTTAAAGGAGAAGATGGCTTACCTGGACAAGAACCTG CCTCACTCTGGTGGGAGAAGTCCAGGCCAGGCTCTGATAGAGAACCTCTGTATGAAGGCTGTCAATCAATCCATAG GTAGAGCCATCCGTCACCGTGAAGACTATGCATGTATCGTTCTGTGTGACCGACGGTACTCCCGACCTGCAACGCTGGCCAAACTCCCCGACTGGAtcagagcacacacgcacacacacaccagttttgGCCCTGCCTTCGCCGGCCTGAGAcgg TTCTTTATGGAGAAGAAGAAACGGCAGCAGCTATGA
- the LOC115196698 gene encoding peptidyl-prolyl cis-trans isomerase FKBP4 → MTAEEVTNEGQNIPLPMEGEDITQKKDGGVLKLVKQEGTGTELPMTGDKVFVHYVGTLLDGTPFDSSRERGEKFSFELGKGQVIKAWDLGVATMKVGEISQLICKPEYAYGTAGSPPKIPPNATLVFQVELFEFRGEDITEGEDGGIIRRIITKGAGYSKPNEGAAVEVCVEGSCEGKVFDQRELKFELGDGKSLGLPSGVEKALTAMEQGEESLFIIKPKYGYGNIGSSKYSIPGGATLQYKLKLTTFEKAKESWEMNSAEKLEQSIIIKEKGTQYFKEGKHRQASVQYKRIVSWLENESSLPEGEDQKAKALRLAAHLNLAMCFIKLQEPSSAFDNCDKALELDESNEKALFRRGEALFAMKEFDRARADFQRVTQLYPSNKAAKSQVALCQKQIKEQHEKDKRLYANMFQKFAERDAKKEADKGMENIGGMDVEESGGQE, encoded by the exons ATGACTGCGGAAGAGGTGACCAACGAAGGACAGAATATCCCATTAccaatggagggagaggatatCACGCAGAAGAAAGATGGAGGGGTTttaaag TTGGTGAAGCAAGAGGGCACAGGGACAGAGCTGCCTATGACGGGGGACAAGGTGTTTGTTCACTATGTTGGCACGCTGCTGGATGGAACCCCATTTGACTCCAGTCGCGAACGAGGAGAGAAGTTCTCCTTTGAGCTgggcaaag gtcaggTAATTAAGGCGTGGGACCTGGGAGTGGCTACTATGAAAGTAGGAGAGATTAGCCAGCTGATCTGTAAACCAGAGTACGCCTACGGCACCGCCGGCAGCCCCCCGAAGATACCCCCCAATGCTACTCTTGTCTTCCAG gtggaGCTGTTTGAGTTTCGAGGGGAGGACATCactgagggagaggatggaggaatcATCCGTCGCATCATCACTAAGGGAGCGGGATACTCCAAACCTAATGAAGGAGCTGCCGTAgaag tgtgtgtggagggcaGCTGTGAGGGCAAGGTCTTTGACCAGAGGGAGCTGAAGTTTGAGTTGGGAGATGGAAAGAGTCTGGGTCTGCCAAGTGGAGTGGAGAAAGCCCTGACCGCCAtggaacagggagaggagtcactcTTCATCATCAAACCcaa gtatggCTATGGAAACATAGGAAGCAGCAAGTACAGTATTCCTGGTGGAGCCACTCTGCAGTACAAACTCAAACTGACCACCTTCGAGAAG GCCAAGGAATCTTGGGAGATGAACTCAGCAGAGAAACTGGAGCAGAGCATCATCATCAAGGAGAAAGGAACACAGTACTTCAAG gaagggAAGCATCGCCAAGCGTCTGTCCAGTATAAGAGGATTGTGTCATGGCTGGAGAATGAATCAAGTTTGCCCGAGGGGGAGGACCAGAAAGCTAAAGCCCTGCGATTGGCTGCTCACCTCAACCTGGCCATGTGCTTCATCAAGCTTCAGGAACCAAGCTCTGCCTTCGACAACTGTGACAAG GCCCTGGAGCTAGACGAATCCAATGAAAAGGCTCTTTTCCGGAGGGGGGAGGCACTGTTTGCCATGAAGGAGTTTGATAGGGCGAGAGCAGACTTCCAGCGCGTCACCCAACTTTATCCTAGCAACAAGGCCGCCAAGAGCCAG GTGGCTCTGTGCCAGAAACAGATTAAGGAGCAGCATGAGAAGGACAAGAGGCTCTACGCCAACATGTTCCAGAAGTTCGCAGAGAGAGACGCCAAG AAGGAGGCTGACAAGGGGATGGAGAACATAGGTGGGATGGAtgtagaggagagtggaggacaGGAGTAA